Proteins from a single region of Apium graveolens cultivar Ventura chromosome 7, ASM990537v1, whole genome shotgun sequence:
- the LOC141672407 gene encoding homeobox-leucine zipper protein HDG12-like isoform X1, with product MERSVRRSMERSVQRSVKKLEKSLKSEIQDTRWTLTDQMEEISVKIARLEAPKVSKAAEEILKLDPFVMYDNIEYIGEGASGVVYKVVQDRKTKECLAMKSIYMPNNNLHSSLLREISILFDLNHDHIIKLKKVEAYNSRLFLFMDYGGLDLHAFMKKEEKVSIATIKDWIRELLSVLCYIHERGLIHRDLKPENIMVGPDHKLKVVDFGSARSLRDATMLTPHATTPIFMAPEMLTGDRMYGEAVDMWSAGCIIFEMAENEALFSVKDGRNQVSGVLEDILRKIGKPRRGSELLSLPDYPKDDHDYPEESDVVTGLSPSLGAEGNDLLKKLLMIEPRDRITAKDALKHPFLELGKMARLQQTQRKRVGSVLRLPVDVVAAIAAEEQPFGFEHNGMAGISLDLLSGISSTYQTLPFQRICIRDEDRSLMAQVSCKAMVELVKLLENESPFWIRSSDGHDVLDQIAYDKIFPKVAKNLDGRIELSKDSSIVKIECLDLVEMFMNEKKWMELFPTIISRAITIEVLSTGLTGSCNGLLQLMYEESHMLSPLVPVREIYFLRFCEQINQKLWAIVDVSYDFTQDPNSDSQLGAHRRPSGCLIEENAVGYSKITWMDHIEIFDLKPINDLYRKHVFSGIAFGVARKLAILQRRCERLSREISTRKFDIGGIIESHQGKRSLMKHSQRMVNSFCSSININTGQQMMISWMNDIEVRASLQKCTGLSDRIVLSTATIIRLPLTPQKVFYFLRDETNRPQWDVLSEISDIKAVNNVVYGNHEGNCISILEGSESIENKFILQESFLESTDALVVFCTLDESDMKKIMSSEDPSCIPVLPSGFVISPDAGEISTGSLVTIVVQTIVDSSKSIKLTQASVDAFRYLVETLRKKIKAAFNCPN from the exons ATGGAAAGATCTGTGAGAAGATCAATGGAAAGATCAGTGCAAAGATCAGTGAAGAAACTGGAAAAATCTCTGAAGTCAGAGATTCAGGATACTCGATGGACACTTACAGATCAGATGGAGGAGATTAGCGTAAAAATTGCTAGGTTGGAGGCTCCAAAGGTTTCAAAAGCAGCTGAAGAG ATTCTAAAACTGGATCCATTTGTTATGTACGACAATATTGAATATATTGGAGAAGGGGCATCAGGAGTAGTTTACAAGGTGGTGCAGGATAGGAAGACAAAGGAATGCCTTGCCATGAAATCCATTTATATGCCTAATAATAACCTGCACTCTTCTTTATTGAGAGAAATATCGATTCTGTTTGATCTTAATCATGATCATATTATTAAATTGAAGAAGGTGGAGGCCTACAATAGTCGATTATTCCTCTTTATGGACTATGGTGGTTTAGATTTGCATGCTTTCATGAAAAAAGAGGAAAAAGTCTCTATTGCAACTATCAAG GATTGGATTAGAGAATTACTATCAGTTCTTTGCTATATTCATGAGAGGGGTCTTATTCATCGGGATTTGAAGCCCGAGAATATCATGGTCGGGCCTGATCACAAGCTTAAAGTAGTTGATTTTGGAAGTGCAAGGAGTTTGAGGGATGCCACAATGTTAACCCCGCAT GCCACTACCCCTATCTTCATGGCGCCTGAAATGCTAACGGGGGATAGGATGTATGGAGAGGCCGTTGACATGTGGTCAGCTGGTTGTATTATTTTCGAAATGGCGGAGAATGAGGCCCTTTTTAGTGTAAAAGATGGCCGAAATCAAGTGAGTGGTGTGTTGGAGGATATATTAAG AAAAATTGGCAAACCAAGACGAGGAAGTGAGCTATTATCTCTCCCAGACTATCCAAAGGATGATCATGATTACCCCGAG GAATCTGATGTTGTTACCGGCTTATCTCCTAGTCTTGGTGCGGAGGGTAATGATCTATTGAAg AAACTCCTCATGATTGAGCCGCGTGATAGAATCACAGCTAAAGATGCTCTTAAGCATCCCTTTCTTGAG ttaggaaagatggccagactccagcagacccagcgcaagcgcgtgggaagcgtcctgcgtcttcccgttgatgttgtagctgctatagctgcagag GAACAACCATTTGGTTTTGAGCATAATGGCATGGCTGGTATATCACTTGATCTTCTTTCTGGAATTTCCTCGACCTATCAAACTCTTCCGTTCCAGAGAATTTGCATTAGAGACGAGGACAGGTCACTCATGGCTCAAGTTTCTTGTAAGGCAATGGTTGAGTTGGTCAAGCTGTTGGAAAATGAATCGCCATTTTGGATAAGGTCATCAGATGGACATGATGTTCTTGATCAAATAGCTTATGACAAAATTTTCCCAAAAGTTGCTAAAAATCTTGATGGTCGGATTGAATTGTCAAAAGATTCAAGTATCGTAAAGATTGAGTGTTTGGATTTAGTAGAAATGTTCATGAATGAG AAGAAATGGATGGAGTTATTTCCTACCATTATTTCGAGGGCAATAACTATTGAGGTTCTATCGACTGGATTGACAGGAAGTTGCAATGGCTTGCTTCAATTG ATGTACGAAGAATCGCATATGTTGTCCCCGTTGGTACCAGTTCGCGAAATCTATTTCCTTAGATTTTGTGAACAGATTAACCAGAAATTGTGGGCTATAGTTGACGTTTCCTATGACTTCACCCAAGATCCAAATTCAGATTCTCAACTTGGAGCTCATCGTCGACCTTCTGGATGCTTAATTGAAGAAAATGCTGTTGGCTACTCAAAG ATTACTTGGATGGACCACATAGAAATTTTCGATTTAAAACCCATCAATGATCTTTACCGAAAACATGTGTTTAGCGGGATAGCATTTGGCGTTGCAAGAAAGCTTGCAATACTCCAAAGAAGATGTGAGAGGCTATCTCGTGAAATAAGCACTCGTAAATTTGATATTGGAGGAA TAATTGAATCCCATCAGGGAAAAAGAAGTTTGATGAAACATTCCCAGAGAATGGTTAATAGCTTCTGTTCTAGCATCAACATCAACACAGGGCAGCAAATGATGATATCTTGGATGAATGATATTGAAGTACGTGCATCTCTTCAAAAGTGCACCGGCCTTTCTGATAGGATTGTTCTCAGTACAGCAACTATCATTCGGCTCCCACTTACTCCTCAAAAGGTTTTTTATTTCTTGAGGGACGAAACAAACCGTCCGCAG TGGGATGTTCTTTCCGAGATCAGTGACATTAAAGCTGTTAACAATGTTGTGTATGGAAATCATGAAGGGAATTGTATCTCTATTCTTGAG GGCTCGGAAAGCATCGAGAACAAGTTCATACTTCAAGAAAGTTTTCTTGAATCAACAGATGCCCTTGTCGTGTTCTGCACTCTAGACGAATCTGATATGAAGAAAATCATGAGTAGTGAAGACCCCTCATGCATACCTGTCTTGCCCTCGGGATTTGTAATATCACCTGATGCCGGGGAAATATCAACTGGATCACTTGTAACAATTGTGGTGCAAACTATAGTGGATTCTTCAAAGTCAATTAAGTTGACCCAGGCGTCAGTGGATGCTTTTAGGTACCTGGTTGAGACCCTCCGGAAGAAAATTAAAGCTGCCTTCAATTGTCCTAATTAG
- the LOC141672407 gene encoding homeobox-leucine zipper protein HDG12-like isoform X2: MERSVRRSMERSVQRSVKKLEKSLKSEIQDTRWTLTDQMEEISVKIARLEAPKVSKAAEEILKLDPFVMYDNIEYIGEGASGVVYKVVQDRKTKECLAMKSIYMPNNNLHSSLLREISILFDLNHDHIIKLKKVEAYNSRLFLFMDYGGLDLHAFMKKEEKVSIATIKDWIRELLSVLCYIHERGLIHRDLKPENIMVGPDHKLKVVDFGSARSLRDATMLTPHATTPIFMAPEMLTGDRMYGEAVDMWSAGCIIFEMAENEALFSVKDGRNQVSGVLEDILRKIGKPRRGSELLSLPDYPKDDHDYPEESDVVTGLSPSLGAEGNDLLKKLLMIEPRDRITAKDALKHPFLEEQPFGFEHNGMAGISLDLLSGISSTYQTLPFQRICIRDEDRSLMAQVSCKAMVELVKLLENESPFWIRSSDGHDVLDQIAYDKIFPKVAKNLDGRIELSKDSSIVKIECLDLVEMFMNEKKWMELFPTIISRAITIEVLSTGLTGSCNGLLQLMYEESHMLSPLVPVREIYFLRFCEQINQKLWAIVDVSYDFTQDPNSDSQLGAHRRPSGCLIEENAVGYSKITWMDHIEIFDLKPINDLYRKHVFSGIAFGVARKLAILQRRCERLSREISTRKFDIGGIIESHQGKRSLMKHSQRMVNSFCSSININTGQQMMISWMNDIEVRASLQKCTGLSDRIVLSTATIIRLPLTPQKVFYFLRDETNRPQWDVLSEISDIKAVNNVVYGNHEGNCISILEGSESIENKFILQESFLESTDALVVFCTLDESDMKKIMSSEDPSCIPVLPSGFVISPDAGEISTGSLVTIVVQTIVDSSKSIKLTQASVDAFRYLVETLRKKIKAAFNCPN; encoded by the exons ATGGAAAGATCTGTGAGAAGATCAATGGAAAGATCAGTGCAAAGATCAGTGAAGAAACTGGAAAAATCTCTGAAGTCAGAGATTCAGGATACTCGATGGACACTTACAGATCAGATGGAGGAGATTAGCGTAAAAATTGCTAGGTTGGAGGCTCCAAAGGTTTCAAAAGCAGCTGAAGAG ATTCTAAAACTGGATCCATTTGTTATGTACGACAATATTGAATATATTGGAGAAGGGGCATCAGGAGTAGTTTACAAGGTGGTGCAGGATAGGAAGACAAAGGAATGCCTTGCCATGAAATCCATTTATATGCCTAATAATAACCTGCACTCTTCTTTATTGAGAGAAATATCGATTCTGTTTGATCTTAATCATGATCATATTATTAAATTGAAGAAGGTGGAGGCCTACAATAGTCGATTATTCCTCTTTATGGACTATGGTGGTTTAGATTTGCATGCTTTCATGAAAAAAGAGGAAAAAGTCTCTATTGCAACTATCAAG GATTGGATTAGAGAATTACTATCAGTTCTTTGCTATATTCATGAGAGGGGTCTTATTCATCGGGATTTGAAGCCCGAGAATATCATGGTCGGGCCTGATCACAAGCTTAAAGTAGTTGATTTTGGAAGTGCAAGGAGTTTGAGGGATGCCACAATGTTAACCCCGCAT GCCACTACCCCTATCTTCATGGCGCCTGAAATGCTAACGGGGGATAGGATGTATGGAGAGGCCGTTGACATGTGGTCAGCTGGTTGTATTATTTTCGAAATGGCGGAGAATGAGGCCCTTTTTAGTGTAAAAGATGGCCGAAATCAAGTGAGTGGTGTGTTGGAGGATATATTAAG AAAAATTGGCAAACCAAGACGAGGAAGTGAGCTATTATCTCTCCCAGACTATCCAAAGGATGATCATGATTACCCCGAG GAATCTGATGTTGTTACCGGCTTATCTCCTAGTCTTGGTGCGGAGGGTAATGATCTATTGAAg AAACTCCTCATGATTGAGCCGCGTGATAGAATCACAGCTAAAGATGCTCTTAAGCATCCCTTTCTTGAG GAACAACCATTTGGTTTTGAGCATAATGGCATGGCTGGTATATCACTTGATCTTCTTTCTGGAATTTCCTCGACCTATCAAACTCTTCCGTTCCAGAGAATTTGCATTAGAGACGAGGACAGGTCACTCATGGCTCAAGTTTCTTGTAAGGCAATGGTTGAGTTGGTCAAGCTGTTGGAAAATGAATCGCCATTTTGGATAAGGTCATCAGATGGACATGATGTTCTTGATCAAATAGCTTATGACAAAATTTTCCCAAAAGTTGCTAAAAATCTTGATGGTCGGATTGAATTGTCAAAAGATTCAAGTATCGTAAAGATTGAGTGTTTGGATTTAGTAGAAATGTTCATGAATGAG AAGAAATGGATGGAGTTATTTCCTACCATTATTTCGAGGGCAATAACTATTGAGGTTCTATCGACTGGATTGACAGGAAGTTGCAATGGCTTGCTTCAATTG ATGTACGAAGAATCGCATATGTTGTCCCCGTTGGTACCAGTTCGCGAAATCTATTTCCTTAGATTTTGTGAACAGATTAACCAGAAATTGTGGGCTATAGTTGACGTTTCCTATGACTTCACCCAAGATCCAAATTCAGATTCTCAACTTGGAGCTCATCGTCGACCTTCTGGATGCTTAATTGAAGAAAATGCTGTTGGCTACTCAAAG ATTACTTGGATGGACCACATAGAAATTTTCGATTTAAAACCCATCAATGATCTTTACCGAAAACATGTGTTTAGCGGGATAGCATTTGGCGTTGCAAGAAAGCTTGCAATACTCCAAAGAAGATGTGAGAGGCTATCTCGTGAAATAAGCACTCGTAAATTTGATATTGGAGGAA TAATTGAATCCCATCAGGGAAAAAGAAGTTTGATGAAACATTCCCAGAGAATGGTTAATAGCTTCTGTTCTAGCATCAACATCAACACAGGGCAGCAAATGATGATATCTTGGATGAATGATATTGAAGTACGTGCATCTCTTCAAAAGTGCACCGGCCTTTCTGATAGGATTGTTCTCAGTACAGCAACTATCATTCGGCTCCCACTTACTCCTCAAAAGGTTTTTTATTTCTTGAGGGACGAAACAAACCGTCCGCAG TGGGATGTTCTTTCCGAGATCAGTGACATTAAAGCTGTTAACAATGTTGTGTATGGAAATCATGAAGGGAATTGTATCTCTATTCTTGAG GGCTCGGAAAGCATCGAGAACAAGTTCATACTTCAAGAAAGTTTTCTTGAATCAACAGATGCCCTTGTCGTGTTCTGCACTCTAGACGAATCTGATATGAAGAAAATCATGAGTAGTGAAGACCCCTCATGCATACCTGTCTTGCCCTCGGGATTTGTAATATCACCTGATGCCGGGGAAATATCAACTGGATCACTTGTAACAATTGTGGTGCAAACTATAGTGGATTCTTCAAAGTCAATTAAGTTGACCCAGGCGTCAGTGGATGCTTTTAGGTACCTGGTTGAGACCCTCCGGAAGAAAATTAAAGCTGCCTTCAATTGTCCTAATTAG